The DNA region CCCGCCGCATGCCCTCCAGCAGCAGCTCGCGGGTGCGCTGCGGCAGCTTCACCGCGTTCTGCTCGTCGGTCCGCCCCTCCAGGAAGGCGAACGTGCCCGCGGGCTCCAGGAAGGAGCCCATCAGGATCTCGGTCACCTGGAGCGTCATCCCCTCGTAGAGCTGGCCGGGCGAGAGCAGCCCCTGGTCCACCAGCACCTGCCCGAGCGGATGGCCGGCGGAGACGAGGTGCCGGCAGCGCTCCAGGTCCTCGTCCCGGACCAGGCCGGACCGCACCAGCATCGGGCCGAGCCGCTCGGCGGGCTCCGACGACGAGGCGAACACCACCTGCCCGTCGCGGAAGAAGATGCTGCGCCGCCGCAGCTGCTCGGGCCGGTCCGGCGCGGCGGCGTGCTCGCCGTCGGCGCCGAACGCGAGCAGCAGCACGCCGGTCTTGAGCGAGGTGAACACGAACTGGATCACCTCGGGCACCGAGAGCGCCGAGAGCGAGCCGGCGAACCAGGAGCGCGGCGTCTCGCCGCGCGCCGGCGCGATGAGCGCGAACGCGCCGCGCGCCGACACGAGCTCGGCGTCGCCCCCGCCGGCGAGCCCCAGCGCCTCCGCCTCGCGCGGCGGCAACGTGACCTGGCCCTCGGCCCCCACCGACAGCTTCGCGCGCATCCACCCCTCCGCTGCCCGGCGCGGCGGGATGCGCCCGCCCGGGCCGGACCGACTAGGTCGTCGCCGCCCGCACGGCCTCGGCCGCCTTGCGCGCGACCTCGCCCAGCGGGACGAGCTCCACCGCGCCGCCCCTGCGCAGCTTCCACTCCACGTTGCCGGCGGCGAGCCCCTTCTTCCCCACCGCGACGCGGATGGGGATGCCGAGCAGGTCGGCGTCCTTGAACTTCACCCCGGCGCGCTCGTCGCGGTCGTCGAACAGCACCTCGACGCCCTCCTTCCCGAGCGCGGCCACCACCTCCTCGGCCGCCTTGCGCAGCTCGGGCTCCGGCCCGAGCGTGAGCACGGTGGCGTGGAACGGCGCGATGGCCATGGGGAACACGATGCCGTTGTCGTCGTGGTGCAGCTCGATGGCGGCCGCGAGGATGCGCTCCACGCCGATGCCGTAGCTGCCCATGACGATGGGCACCTGCTTGCCCCCGGCGTCGAGCACGGTCGCCTTCATGGACTCGGAGTACTTGGTGCCGAGCTTGAAGATGTGGCCGACCTCGAGCGCCTTGAACACCTCGAGCGCGCCGTCGCAGCGCGGGCAGCCCTCGCCGGCCTTCACCGTGCGCAGCTCGGCCAGCGTGGCGCCGTGCGCGAGGAGGTCGCGCCGGACGTCCACGCCGCGGAGGTGGAAGCCGTCCTCGTTCGCGCCGGTGACCATGTCCTTGCGGTCGGCGAGCGACGGGTCCACCACCACGCGCGCCCTCGTGAACCGCACCGCGCCGAGCGAGCCGGCGTGCGCGCCCATGAGCGGCGGGATCTCCTCCGCGTGCGCCGGGCGGACCACCTGCGCGCCGGTGGCGGTCTGGAGCTTCGCCTCGTTCAGCTCCTGGTCGCCGCGCACCACCGCGATCACCGGCCGCTCGTCGGCCATGTAGACGAGCGTCTTCAGCTGCCGCCGCGCCGGCACCGAGTGCGGGGCCTGCTCCAGCGCCTCGATGGTCACGACGCCGGGGGTGGGGAACTTCTCGGGCGCGGCGAGCCCCGGGCCGTCGGCCTCGGCGGCGACGCGCGAGGTGGCGGTCTCGGTGTTCGCGGCGTACCGGCACCTCGGGCACGCGGCCACCAGGTCCTCGCCGGCGTCGGTGCGCACCATGAACTCGGACGACTCGCTGCCGCCCATCGAGCCGGAGTGCGCCTGCACCGCCACGAAGTCGAGGCCGCAG from Anaeromyxobacter dehalogenans 2CP-C includes:
- a CDS encoding DUF4388 domain-containing protein gives rise to the protein MRAKLSVGAEGQVTLPPREAEALGLAGGGDAELVSARGAFALIAPARGETPRSWFAGSLSALSVPEVIQFVFTSLKTGVLLLAFGADGEHAAAPDRPEQLRRRSIFFRDGQVVFASSSEPAERLGPMLVRSGLVRDEDLERCRHLVSAGHPLGQVLVDQGLLSPGQLYEGMTLQVTEILMGSFLEPAGTFAFLEGRTDEQNAVKLPQRTRELLLEGMRRVEEAEQLGRELGGREVVLRRGAGGAGGLLPVEARLVEAVDGARTLPETARAASLTVREALAAAVALVRRGVLSVPALPAAPAPAEPVVEAPRPTPPPGVRTSGPFEIYRRIFVRVHQALAAAQPDASARLNSYFERLPPKQRALFEGVHLAGDGSVDVMLVLANVLAAGAWTGAAARARALEALEDLLAFALFEVKNCLPRPEADALLREVGRMQVGKA
- a CDS encoding proline--tRNA ligase; translation: MHAVRYTQAFIPTLKEAPADAQVASHKLLVRAGFIRQLGAGIYDYLPLAKRSLTKIEAIVREEMNAIGGQEFFLPALHPAEIWKESGRWEVMGDNMFRLKDRKGGDYGLGMTHEEIFTAIARDELRSYRQLPQVWYQIQTKFRDEPRPKSGLLRVRQFTMKDAYSFDVDRAGLDKSYEDQRQAYEKIFTRCGLDFVAVQAHSGSMGGSESSEFMVRTDAGEDLVAACPRCRYAANTETATSRVAAEADGPGLAAPEKFPTPGVVTIEALEQAPHSVPARRQLKTLVYMADERPVIAVVRGDQELNEAKLQTATGAQVVRPAHAEEIPPLMGAHAGSLGAVRFTRARVVVDPSLADRKDMVTGANEDGFHLRGVDVRRDLLAHGATLAELRTVKAGEGCPRCDGALEVFKALEVGHIFKLGTKYSESMKATVLDAGGKQVPIVMGSYGIGVERILAAAIELHHDDNGIVFPMAIAPFHATVLTLGPEPELRKAAEEVVAALGKEGVEVLFDDRDERAGVKFKDADLLGIPIRVAVGKKGLAAGNVEWKLRRGGAVELVPLGEVARKAAEAVRAATT